TTGCCGCGCCGGTACCGCTCCGGCTTGGGCACCACATGGGTCACCATCACCGACCGCACCTGCGACAGGGGCACCGATTCACTGGTCGCGATGCCGTGCGCCTCGTCCACGTGCTCCTCGTCCGGGCTGTGGTCGTCGGCGTGCACGAAGATCAGCCGGCCCGGGGTCAGCACGACGACCGACAGATGCCGCCGGATCGTGTCCATGTCGAAGGTGGTCTCCAGGTGCACGAGGTGGGCGAGCACCTCCTCGCCGGCCAGCGCGACGTCCAGGACGTCGGCGACCAGGTCGGGATAGTAGCCAGCCTTCTCGATCTTGCGGGACAGGTCGGCGGGTTGGGTCAACGGCATAGGCACATCGTGGCACTACCCTGCGTCCCAGCACGAACCGAACCCGCCGCCGGTGGACAACTCCGGTTCACCGCAGCAGACCGCGCACCCACCGGGCCTGCCCGGGCGTCTCCACCGCCCGCCGGTCGTAGACCCGCCGCACCCAGGGCACCGCCGCAGCCGGGTCCAGCCCGTCCAGCACGGCCAGGGCGGCCAACGCGGTGCCGGTGCGGCCGCGGCCGCCCCGGCAGGCGACCTCGACGAGCTGGCCGGCCCGGGTCCGGTCCAGCGCATCGGCCAGGGCGGCGAGCGCGTCGGCCCGATCGGTCGGCAACCGGAAGTCCGGCCAGCGGATCCGGCGGACCGGCCACGGCGGGGCGGGCCCGTCGGCCAGCGCCAGCAGGAAATCGGCCGGATCGGCGGGCCGGTCGCCGATCCGGCGACCGCGCACCCGCAGGCCCGACGGCAGCTCGACCCAGTCGCCGATCACCCGCCGGTCACCCGCCGCCGACCAGCCGGCTCCGCCGCCCCCGGGGTGATGCCTAGCCCCGCAGCACCGCGCCGAGCCGGTCCGTCGCGGCGACCGCCCGGTCGCGGACCGCGGTCGCCTCGGCCGCGGTCAGTGTCCGGTCCGGTGCCCGGACAACCAGGGCGAAGGCCAACGATCGGTGACCGGCCGGCACCTGGTCGCCGCTGTAGACGTCAAACAGCCGCAACGATTCCAGCAACTCGCCGGCTCCGGACCGCAGCGCCTGGGCCACCTCCGCGGCCGGCACCGAGTCCGGCACGACCAGCGCCACGTCCAGGTTGACCGGGGGGAACGCGCTGATCTGCGGGGCGGTCGGGGTCTGCCGCGCCGGCAGCCCGTCCAGGTTGAGCTCCAGGGCGGCCGTCCGCGGCGGCAGGCCCAGGCGTTCGACGACCTTGGGGGCCAACTCGCCGGCGAAGCCGATCGGCCAGTCACCGACCCGGATGCTGGCGCACCGGCCCGGGTGCCAGGGCGCCTGCTCGGCGGCGACCACCCGCACCGTCACACCCGCGGTGGCGGCGATCCGCCGGGCCAGTTCGACCGCGTCGGCCCAGCCCGCCGGCCGGCCCGGTCCCCACCAGCCCGTGCGCTCGCGCGCCCCGGCCAGCACCGCGGCCACGTGCACCGGCTGGTTGGGCAGCGATGCGTCGAGCACGGCCAGCGTCTGCGGGTCCGGACGCCGGTCGACGCCGACCTCCGGCGGGGTCGGCGCGTTGCGCCGGGGCAGGAAGACCGAGCCGATCTCGAACACCGACAGGTCGCGCGAACCCCGGGACATGTTGCGCAGCACCGTGTCCAGCAACCCGGTGAGCAGGGTGGTGGCCATCGCGGGGCGGTCGGCGTCCAGGGGGTTGGCCACCAGCACCATGCTGCGGCGGGCGTCGTCGGCGGGCAGGTCGAGCCGGTCCAGGTCGGCCACGTTCTGGAACGGGAACGAGAGCACCTCGGTCAACCCGGCCGAGGCCAGGTCCGCGGCGATCAACCGTTCCCGGCGTTGGCTCGGGGTCAGCCCGGTCCCCGCCGGCGCCGTCGGCAGCACCGACGGGATGGAGTCGAACCCCTCCAACCGGGCGACCTCCTCGACCAGATCGGCCGGGCGCAGAAGATCCGGCCGCCAGCTGGGGGGTTGCACGGTCAGCTCGGTGCCACCGCCGCCGACCTCGCACCCGAGCTGCTCCAGGCGGCCCACGATCACCGAGCGTTCGTACGGGCGGCCGATGAGCCGCTCCGGTTCGCCGACGGCCAGCTCGACCGCCGGACGCGGGACCGGTTCGCCCCGGACGTCGGACCGGCCGACGACCGTGCCGCCGCCGTAGCGGACCAGCAATTCGGCCGCCCGCTCGGTGGCCACCGCGGCCACGGCAGGATCGACGGACCGCTCG
This genomic window from Nakamurella multipartita DSM 44233 contains:
- a CDS encoding DUF5998 family protein, with translation MPLTQPADLSRKIEKAGYYPDLVADVLDVALAGEEVLAHLVHLETTFDMDTIRRHLSVVVLTPGRLIFVHADDHSPDEEHVDEAHGIATSESVPLSQVRSVMVTHVVPKPERYRRGKLGRELTVTIGWGAVARIDLEPATCGDPNCEADHGMTGSITADDLSLRISADAEGEGALRDGITFAKALSAMTAAAAQRS
- a CDS encoding protein-tyrosine phosphatase family protein — encoded protein: MGDWVELPSGLRVRGRRIGDRPADPADFLLALADGPAPPWPVRRIRWPDFRLPTDRADALAALADALDRTRAGQLVEVACRGGRGRTGTALAALAVLDGLDPAAAVPWVRRVYDRRAVETPGQARWVRGLLR
- the pheT gene encoding phenylalanine--tRNA ligase subunit beta, translating into MRLSLEWLSDALTLPAGAGVDGGVDGGVGGVADTLVRIGFEVEDVHLVPPTTGDLVVGRVLSIEELTGLKKPIRFCQVDVGPGHGPDGSDEPRGIICGATNFVVGDSVVVALPGTTLPGGFQIASRKTYGHVSDGMICSNRELGLGQEHDGILVLASASDAGSGPAGEPAPAPGTDARPIIGADDAVIELAITPDRGYALSVRGLARELAAAYDLPFTDPGVRDLPERSGPGWPVTLADPVGCGRFVTVRVQGIDPTAPSPYWMRRRLSAAGIRSISLAVDVTNYVMVELGQPLHAFDADKLAGPITVRRATQGESLVTLDGTKRTLVADDLVVADSSGAISLAGVMGGESTEISAQTTNVIIEGAYWDPPVIMRTVRRHRLPSEAARRFERSVDPAVAAVATERAAELLVRYGGGTVVGRSDVRGEPVPRPAVELAVGEPERLIGRPYERSVIVGRLEQLGCEVGGGGTELTVQPPSWRPDLLRPADLVEEVARLEGFDSIPSVLPTAPAGTGLTPSQRRERLIAADLASAGLTEVLSFPFQNVADLDRLDLPADDARRSMVLVANPLDADRPAMATTLLTGLLDTVLRNMSRGSRDLSVFEIGSVFLPRRNAPTPPEVGVDRRPDPQTLAVLDASLPNQPVHVAAVLAGARERTGWWGPGRPAGWADAVELARRIAATAGVTVRVVAAEQAPWHPGRCASIRVGDWPIGFAGELAPKVVERLGLPPRTAALELNLDGLPARQTPTAPQISAFPPVNLDVALVVPDSVPAAEVAQALRSGAGELLESLRLFDVYSGDQVPAGHRSLAFALVVRAPDRTLTAAEATAVRDRAVAATDRLGAVLRG